From the Pomacea canaliculata isolate SZHN2017 linkage group LG4, ASM307304v1, whole genome shotgun sequence genome, one window contains:
- the LOC112562967 gene encoding uncharacterized protein LOC112562967, whose amino-acid sequence MQWSASLRVFLLLLMVGCESIYSAGNINCKIPPFDRRRCYQVYTSNPHLNYSDASTACRATQQRLASMETEQLVMFVKANIQFQLIWIGLSRTSDGQPDVWTSGKQLQASLYPSVTLSVNRGSQDVGKLCSLILNGSTVTFINTLCSGTADRLCETFRSNVFQVRPIGHVVNDVSEGQLVNSDIPISIFDCIRKCWENWTCEAIGHDGVTCLLHFQQAGHKVNVTSARVVYTRMK is encoded by the exons ATGCAGTGGTCTGCTTCACTCCGTGTGTTTCTGCTGCTCCTTATGGTTGGCTGTGAGTCAATCTACTCAG CTGGCAACATCAACTGCAAAATTCCGCCATTCGACAGAAGAAGATGTTATCAAGTGTATACTAGTAATCCACATTTGAATTACAGCGACGCCTCTACGGCCTGTAGAGCTACACAGCAACGACTGGCTTCCATGGAAACTGAACAACTGGTGATGTTCGTCAAAGCCAATATCCA ATTCCAGTTGATCTGGATCGGCCTCTCTCGGACAAGCGATGGACAACCGGACGTGTGGACGAGTGGGAAGCAGCTACAGGCTAGTCTCTACCCATCCGTGACCCTCAGTGTTAACAGAGGAAGCCAAGATGTCGGGAAGCTGTGCTCACTAATCCTAAATGGCTCTACAGTCACATTCATCAACACATTGTGCAGCGGGACGGCGGACAGGCTGTGTGAAACTTTCAGAT CAAATGTTTTCCAGGTCAGGCCGATTGGTCACGTGGTGAATGACGTCAGCGAAGGTCAACTGGTTAATTCTGACATCCCCATCTCCATCTTCGACTGCATCCGCAAGTGCTGGGAGAACTGGACCTGCGAAGCGATTGGTCACGATGGAGTCACGTGTCTGCTGCACTTCCAACAGGCAGGTCACAAGGTCAACGTGACGTCCGCCAGAGTGGTGTACACACGGATGAAGTGA